The proteins below come from a single Bacteroidota bacterium genomic window:
- a CDS encoding DUF1295 domain-containing protein produces MNKFSGLLVILLVYAAALGTTWLLYPWFKEYHPLLTVAILDLVATVVIFIFSMIFNNSSVYDPYWSVAPIPILLYWMMGSEGWQSPVAWIIFILVCIWGTRLTLNWVRRWKGMKDEDWRYADFRRQFPSMYWPISFLGIHLFPTILVFLGCMAVYPAITASYAGFSINEVIAIIITFFAITMELVSDEQLVAYLKKRTNPDDFIRSGLWKLSRHPNYFGEVTFWVGLSVFSMQASTFQWWVLAGPVAMILLFSFISVPMIDKRMVSRKPAYAEFIGKSSGLIPWMPGKKLWP; encoded by the coding sequence ATGAATAAGTTTTCAGGACTTCTCGTCATATTGCTGGTATACGCCGCTGCTCTTGGCACAACATGGTTATTGTATCCCTGGTTCAAGGAATACCATCCGTTACTAACAGTAGCCATCCTGGATCTTGTAGCAACTGTGGTAATTTTCATCTTTTCAATGATCTTCAACAACTCCTCGGTATATGACCCTTACTGGAGCGTGGCCCCAATTCCCATTTTGCTTTACTGGATGATGGGTAGTGAGGGCTGGCAATCTCCTGTTGCCTGGATCATCTTCATCCTGGTTTGTATTTGGGGGACAAGGTTGACGCTGAACTGGGTGAGGCGCTGGAAAGGCATGAAGGATGAGGACTGGAGATATGCAGACTTCCGGAGACAATTCCCTTCGATGTATTGGCCCATCAGTTTCCTGGGAATACATCTATTCCCTACCATCCTTGTCTTCCTGGGATGCATGGCTGTGTATCCTGCTATCACGGCTTCCTATGCAGGTTTTTCAATCAATGAAGTCATTGCCATTATTATCACCTTTTTTGCCATAACCATGGAATTGGTTTCCGACGAGCAGCTTGTTGCCTATTTAAAAAAGAGAACCAATCCGGATGACTTTATCAGAAGCGGACTTTGGAAATTATCAAGACACCCCAATTACTTCGGGGAAGTGACTTTCTGGGTCGGATTGTCGGTATTTTCCATGCAGGCATCAACTTTCCAATGGTGGGTGCTCGCAGGACCTGTTGCCATGATCCTGCTGTTCTCCTTCATCAGCGTACCTATGATCGATAAACGAATGGTATCACGCAAACCCGCTTATGCAGAATTTATTGGCAAATCATCAGGATTAATCCCCTGGATGCCGGGCAAAAAACTCTGGCCCTGA